The sequence TGAGTCATAATCTTACAGTAGGGGTTCAAGAGAAACCCAGTTCAACAAGCAAGTGGGTTATCCTAAGCTTGCAACATGTCTTTGCGATGTTTGGGGCAACCATTCTCGTACCTTTTTTAACAGGTCTTGATGTTGGGGTCGCACTTGTCGCAAGTGGTATTGGTACCTTAATTTATATTCTATGCACAGGCGCTAAGGTCCCAATTTACTTAGGAAGTTCGTTTGCATATATTGGAAGTGTTGCTGCCGCAATCGCTTCAACGGGAGGCGCAGCAAGTGCTTATACCGGTCTAATGGTTGTAGGTCTGATTTATTTAATCGTTTCCATCGTGATTACTTTTACCGGTAGTGGTTGGATCAAAAAGTTATTACCACCAGTAGTCGTAGGACCGATGATTGTGATCATCGGCTTGTCCCTCGCTCCGACAGCCGTTAAAGAAGCAGGTTTAATGGGTATTGATGTTCTCTTAGAACAAGGTAAGTATGTTGGTGTTCAAGGCGCTGCGTGGAAAGTTCCTTTAGTAGCATTTGTAACATTTATGAGTGTTGTACTCGTTTCAATTAAAGGAAAAGGTTTTATTAAAGTAGTACCGTTCCTTGTGGCGATTTTTGTAGGATACTTTAGTTCTGTTGCATTAGGACTTGTTGATCTTGGAACCGTATTCCAAGGCTATAGTTTTATTCAAATTCCAAAATTCCAATTTATTGGAACATATAAACTTGATTTCACAGCCGTTGCAGCTTTCGCACCATTAGCGCTCGTAACAATTGCGGAACATATTGGAGACCACGTAGTATTAGGTGAAATTACGGGTGAAGATTATCTTGAAAGTCCAGGACTAAACCGTACAATATTAGGAGATGGATTGGCTACATTTGTCTCTGCAGCAATCGGTGGACCTGCAAACACAACTTATGGTGAAAATACAGGGGTAATCGCGATGACGGGTGTAGGATCTGTATATGTGACCGGATTGGCCGCAATCTTCGCAATCTTACTTGGATTCTTAG is a genomic window of Erysipelothrix amsterdamensis containing:
- a CDS encoding uracil-xanthine permease family protein, producing the protein MSHNLTVGVQEKPSSTSKWVILSLQHVFAMFGATILVPFLTGLDVGVALVASGIGTLIYILCTGAKVPIYLGSSFAYIGSVAAAIASTGGAASAYTGLMVVGLIYLIVSIVITFTGSGWIKKLLPPVVVGPMIVIIGLSLAPTAVKEAGLMGIDVLLEQGKYVGVQGAAWKVPLVAFVTFMSVVLVSIKGKGFIKVVPFLVAIFVGYFSSVALGLVDLGTVFQGYSFIQIPKFQFIGTYKLDFTAVAAFAPLALVTIAEHIGDHVVLGEITGEDYLESPGLNRTILGDGLATFVSAAIGGPANTTYGENTGVIAMTGVGSVYVTGLAAIFAILLGFLGWVQAFITSIPWAVIGGMTIVLYGLIASNGIKVLIKDRTDLSDMKNLVVVASMLVIGLGGASVQITSQTSLTGMSLAAIVGILLNLFLNFIDKPKEIKETY